In the genome of Lysobacter sp. BMK333-48F3, the window TCCAGAACGCCGCGCGCACCGGCAAGGTCGGCGACGGCAAGATCATCGTCCTGCCGGTCGAGGCGACGGTGCGGATCCGCACCGGCGAACTCGACGACGACGCTCTCTGACCCCTCACGCGAGATACGACCATGAAGTACACGACGATCGAATCCCGCTCGCGCGAGCGGTCCCCCCATGCCTCGGCCCGCGCCTGGGCCCCGGCCGCGGCGCCGGCGTTGGCGCTGCTCGCCGCCGGCGCCGCGCGCGCCCAGGACGCGGCCGCCGCGGCCGCGCCGACGGTCGATAAGGGCGATGTGGCCTGGATGCTGACCTCGACCCTGCTGGTGCTGCTGATGACGGTGCCGGGCCTGGCCCTGTTCTACGGCGGCCTGGTGCGCTCCAAGAACGTGCTGTCGGTGCTGATGCAGGTGCTGGCGGTGTTCTCGCTGATCGTGCTGCTGTGGGTCAGCTACGGCTACTCGCTGGCCTTCGCCGGCGGCAACGCCTGGATCGGCAGCTTCGACAAGCTGTTCCTCAAGGGCATCGACAAGACCTCGCTGGCGGCGACCTTCAGCGCCGGCGTGGCGTTGCCGGAATACGTGTTCGTGGCGTTCCAGTCGACCTTCGCCGGCATCACCGGCGCGCTGATCGTCGGCGCCTTCGCCGAACGGATCAAGTTCTCCGCGGTGCTGCTGTTCGCGGCGATCTGGTTCACCTTCGCCTATCTGCCGATCGCGCACATGGTCTGGTACGGGCCGGACGGCTTCCTGTTCGCCAAGGGCGCGATCGACTTCGCCGGCGGCACGGTGGTGCACATCAACGCCGGCATCGCCGGTCTGGTCGGCGCCTACTTCGTCGGCAAGCGGGTCGGCTACGGGCGCGAGGCGATCAAGCCGCACAACGTCGCCTACACCATGATCGGCGCTTCGCTGCTGTGGGTGGGCTGGTTCGGCTTCAACGCCGGCTCCAACCTGGAAGCGAACGCCGGCGCGGCCCTGGCCTTCCTCAACACCTTGCTCGCCACCGCCGCCGCGGCGCTGGCCTGGAGTCTGGTCGAGGCGGTGATCAAGGGCAAGCCGTCGATGCTCGGCGGCGCTTCTGGCGTGGTTGCCGGGCTGGTCGCGGTGACCCCGGCCTGCGGCACGGTCGGGCCGTTCGGCGCGATCGCGATCGGCGCGATCGCCGGCGCGGCCTGCGTGTGGGGCGTGCACGGCCTCAAGCGCCTGCTGCGCGCCGACGACGCGCTCGACGTGTTCGGCGTGCACGGCCTGGGCGGGATCATCGGCGCCCTGCTCACCGGCGTGTTCAGCGCGCCAGCGCTGGGCGGCTTCGGCCTCGGCGCCGGCAACGACAGCATCCTCGAGCAGGTCGGCGTGCAGGCGCTCAGCGTCGGCATCACCGTGGTCTGGTCGGGCCTGGTGTCGGTGTTCGCCTTCGTCCTGGTCAAGGCCGTCACCGGCCTGCGTGTGGCCGAAGAGGCCGAGCGCGAGGGCCTGGACATCAC includes:
- a CDS encoding ammonium transporter codes for the protein MALLAAGAARAQDAAAAAAPTVDKGDVAWMLTSTLLVLLMTVPGLALFYGGLVRSKNVLSVLMQVLAVFSLIVLLWVSYGYSLAFAGGNAWIGSFDKLFLKGIDKTSLAATFSAGVALPEYVFVAFQSTFAGITGALIVGAFAERIKFSAVLLFAAIWFTFAYLPIAHMVWYGPDGFLFAKGAIDFAGGTVVHINAGIAGLVGAYFVGKRVGYGREAIKPHNVAYTMIGASLLWVGWFGFNAGSNLEANAGAALAFLNTLLATAAAALAWSLVEAVIKGKPSMLGGASGVVAGLVAVTPACGTVGPFGAIAIGAIAGAACVWGVHGLKRLLRADDALDVFGVHGLGGIIGALLTGVFSAPALGGFGLGAGNDSILEQVGVQALSVGITVVWSGLVSVFAFVLVKAVTGLRVAEEAEREGLDITSHGESAYES